A single Vigna radiata var. radiata cultivar VC1973A chromosome 8, Vradiata_ver6, whole genome shotgun sequence DNA region contains:
- the LOC106772631 gene encoding uncharacterized protein LOC106772631: MANHDLILGQSHNLALGHDQQLVMGHNHNLGLSQNHALELGSAHEHHLDLGQTHDHELGLGHAHDHELGLGQNHDHEGDGDHTYEHEHELAMDQKPEHDDHDLPLPGQNHELVLSENNDLTVSENQELDENMALGMVQNSELGIDSANDMDVQQSQLVLASTPPIIQVRTASPSYELSVGQEFPDVKSCRRALRDTAIALHFEMQTIKSDKTRFTAKCASEGCPWRIHAAKLPGVPTFTIRTIHESHSCGGISHLGHHQASVQWVANSVEQRLKENPNYKPKEILEEIHRVHGITLSYKQAWRGKERIMAAMRGSFEEGYRLLPQYCEQVKRTNPGSIASVYGSPVDCCFQRLFISFQASIYGFLNACRPLLGLDRTYLKSKYLGTLLLATGFDGDGALFPLAFGVIDEENDENWMWFLSELHNLLEIHTENMPRLTILSDRQKGIVDGVEANFPTAFHGFCMRHLSDSFRKEFNNTMLVNLLWDAANALTVIEFEAKILEIEEISQDAAYWIRRIPPRLWATAYFEGQRFGHLTANIVESLNTWILEASGLPIIQMMECIRRQLMTWFNERRETSMQWTSILVPSAERRVAESLDRARTYQVLRANDAEFEVISHEGTNIVDIRNRCCLCRGWQLYGLPCAHAVAALLSCRQNVHRFTESCFTVATYRKTYSQTIHPIPDKSLWKELSEGDANAAKAIEIVINPPKSLRPPGRPRKKRVRAEDRGRVKRVVHCSRCNQTGHFRTTCAAPI, from the coding sequence ATGGCTAACCACGATTTGATTCTTGGTCAAAGTCACAATTTGGCACTTGGTCATGATCAGCAATTGGTGATGGGCCATAACCACAATTTGGGCCTCAGCCAGAACCATGCATTAGAACTGGGATCAGCCCATGAGCACCATTTAGATCTGGGACAAACCCATGATCATGAACTGGGCTTGGGACATGCCCATGATCATGAATTGGGATTAGGACAGAACCACGATCATGAAGGTGATGGCGATCACACTTATGAGCATGAGCATGAGCTAGCCATGGATCAAAAACCGGAGCATGATGATCATGACTTGCCTCTTCCTGGACAAAATCACGAGTTAGTCCTATCTGAGAACAATGATTTGACTGTTTCAGAGAACCAAGAACTTGATGAAAACATGGCCCTGGGTATGGTTCAGAACTCAGAACTGGGAATTGATTCTGCAAATGATATGGATGTTCAACAATCACAGCTTGTGCTTGCTTCCACACCTCCAATAATTCAGGTTCGTACTGCAAGTCCTAGTTATGAATTGTCAGTGGGGCAAGAATTCCCTGATGTCAAGAGTTGCCGAAGGGCATTGAGGGATACAGCAATTGCTCTGCACTTTGAGATGCAGACTATAAAATCTGACAAGACCCGCTTTACTGCTAAGTGTGCTAGTGAAGGATGTCCCTGGCGCATTCATGCAGCTAAGCTCCCAGGGGTTCCAACCTTTACTATTAGGACAATTCATGAGAGTCATTCATGTGGAGGAATTTCTCACCTTGGCCATCACCAAGCTTCAGTTCAGTGGGTTGCTAACTCTGTGGAGCAAAGGCTCAAGGAGAACCCTAattacaaaccaaaggaaatattGGAAGAGATTCACAGGGTTCATGGTATTACCTTATCATACAAGCAAGCTTGGAGAGGTAAGGAGCGTATCATGGCTGCAATGCGTGGATCTTTCGAAGAAGGATACCGTTTGCTTCCACAATACTGTGAACAGGTGAAACGCACTAATCCAGGAAGTATTGCCTCTGTTTATGGAAGCCCAGTTGATTGTTGCTTCCAACGTCTCTTTATTTCCTTTCAAGCATCCATATATGGCTTTTTAAATGCTTGTCGGCCACTCTTAGGGCTTGACAGGACATATTTAAAGAGTAAGTATCTTGGAACATTGCTTCTTGCTACTGGATTTGATGGTGATGGGGCTCTCTTTCCTTTGGCATTTGGAGTCATTGATGAGGAGAACGATGAAAACTGGATGTGGTTTCTGTCTGAACTTCATAACCTGCTTGAGATTCACACTGAAAACATGCCAAGGCTCACTATCTTGTCTGATAGACAGAAGGGAATCGTGGATGGAGTGGAAGCAAATTTTCCTACTGCTTTCCATGGATTTTGTATGCGCCACTTGAGTGATAGCTTCCGTAAGGAATTTAATAACACCATGCTTGTCAATCTCCTATGGGATGCAGCTAATGCTCTTACTGTAATTGAATTCGAAGCAAAAATTTTGGAGATTGAAGAGATATCACAAGATGCAGCATATTGGATTCGAAGAATCCCACCTCGCCTCTGGGCCACTGCTTATTTTGAGGGGCAAAGGTTTGGTCATTTGACAGCCAACATTGTTGAATCTTTGAACACATGGATATTGGAGGCATCTGGACTTCCAATAATTCAAATGATGGAATGTATCAGAAGGCAGCTAATGACCTGGTTTAATGAGCGCCGGGAGACCAGTATGCAGTGGACGTCAATACTCGTCCCTTCCGCGGAGAGACGAGTTGCAGAATCTCTTGATCGGGCACGCACGTATCAGGTTCTTCGCGCCAACGATGCCGAGTTTGAAGTAATATCTCATGAAGGAACAAACATAGTCGATATCAGGAACCGTTGCTGTCTCTGCCGTGGCTGGCAGCTCTATGGTTTGCCCTGTGCACATGCTGTGGCAGCACTTCTCTCCTGCAGGCAGAATGTGCATAGATTCACAGAAAGCTGTTTCACTGTAGCAACATACCGAAAGACATACTCACAAACCATACATCCAATTCCTGATAAATCCCTGTGGAAGGAGTTGTCTGAGGGGGATGCCAATGCTGCCAAAGCTATAGAAATTGTTATCAATCCACCTAAATCACTGAGACCACCTGGGAGACCGAGAAAGAAGAGAGTTCGTGCAGAAGACCGTGGTCGTGTTAAGCGAGTGGTGCATTGTAGCCGTTGCAACCAAACAGGACATTTTAGAACCACATGTGCAGCTCCCATTTAA